Proteins co-encoded in one Terriglobales bacterium genomic window:
- a CDS encoding vitamin K epoxide reductase family protein, with amino-acid sequence MCLAGVFISGMVLGEHYNTKPSPCSINDRWDCGIVNHSPYAVVHFNASPYAALREVPVALIGILGYAVLIAVAGRYPRITLLLALIALIFTLRLTWIEWRVLGVWCIYCVSSQIVIAVIFLLSLIAALVRRKHA; translated from the coding sequence CTGTGCCTCGCTGGAGTTTTCATTTCGGGAATGGTGCTGGGCGAGCACTATAACACCAAGCCTTCACCCTGCAGCATCAACGACCGATGGGACTGCGGCATCGTGAATCACAGTCCGTACGCGGTAGTGCACTTCAATGCCAGTCCTTATGCCGCGCTGCGTGAAGTTCCCGTGGCGCTGATCGGCATCCTCGGCTATGCCGTGCTGATTGCCGTTGCCGGTCGCTATCCCCGCATCACCCTCCTGCTTGCACTGATTGCTCTGATTTTCACTCTGCGCCTCACCTGGATCGAGTGGCGAGTCCTGGGCGTCTGGTGTATCTACTGCGTAAGTTCCCAGATCGTGATCGCCGTCATCTTCCTTTTATCGCTGATAGCAGCTCTGGTACGAAGGAAGCACGCCTGA